The Petrotoga sp. 9PW.55.5.1 genome includes the window TATTAGCTTTATCTCTATCTTTTTTAAAAAAATTGAACATTAAAAACCCTCCTAAAACATCATAAGATAAAATTCAAGCTTACAAATAAATTGTACCATAAATTGAACGAATTTTAAAATATAGTCCACAATTCCCCTTTTTGAAGGGGTAAATGTAATAGAAATGGTGTTAGTATATTATAGTGGACAAAGAAAAAAGGGATATAATAGAATAAAATAAAAAGGAGTGAGTCCACTATGTAAAAGTCAATACCTAGATGTACAAAAAAAGGAAAATAAAAATGTACAAAAAATAGAATTAAGAATTAGAAACATTCGAAAATAAATCAACTTTTTCTTTTAGTCTGTAAGATTCTCCTCGTAATCACCTCTCATGGAGATTGTAGAAAAATGGAAGAAATAGCTTTATTTAATAAAGTATTTGAGAAGTATTTTGGTTCAATTCCCCTTCAAAAAGTGGAATAAAAACCAATAGGCCTCTTCAGATGTGAATTCAAGCCAATTCCCCTTCTGTGAAGGGGTGGATGCAGCGTTTTATGCTGCAGACGGGGTAGTCGGTTCTATTCCCCTTCTGTGAAGGGGTGGATGCAGCGTTTTGTGCTGCAGACGGGGTAGTCGGTTCTATTCCCCTTCCTCGAAGGGGTGGATGCAGCGTTTTGTGCTGCAGACGGGGTAGTCATTTCTATTCCCCTTCCTCGAAGGGGAATTAAAACTAATACACCTCTCAAGAGGTGCATTAAATCTAAATCCTTTGCAATAGGTAAATTAATACTTATTTAGGAAGTTTTATACTTTTATTTCAGAATTTCTTTTAATTCATCTATGGTTATTTCTAATAGATTATCTCCTATGTAATTTATTGTTTTTTCATCTGTGTTTCTAATCTTTTCTTTTAATTCTTCAGTTAATTCTTTTCCAAATCTACGGCTAAGTATCTTAATTGCAAATTCCTTTTCTCCTTCCAGTTTGCCTTCTCTCTTTCCTTCCAGCTTACCTTCTTCTTTACCTTTTTCAATTCCTTCCCTCATTGCTTCTTCTCTA containing:
- a CDS encoding DUF4351 domain-containing protein, with translation REEAMREGIEKGKEEGKLEGKREGKLEGEKEFAIKILSRRFGKELTEELKEKIRNTDEKTINYIGDNLLEITIDELKEILK